Part of the Thermodesulfovibrionales bacterium genome, CAATCTATCATCAAGGTCTGGGTGGCTGAGCGTCTTGAAAAGGCATCTTAAGTGCATCTGATGCTGACAAATCACTCGTGCGGATGGCTGATAGCCACCGCACAGTTCTGTCGTCAGGCTTTGGGATCTTAAGCTTACCTATCAATAACTAAAGGGAACCTATGGCATTAGATATCAAAAGAATTGAATACTACAACATAACAGTTGAGGGGCATGTCGGGCAGGGATCCATAACATAACATCAAGACCGACGCCGATTACCCTTGGGCATTTTCCGCAGGCTCTGTGGCCCGGCGCGGCTCATGCCCGGCGTTGCACAGGAATAGATGGAAGAAACATAAATACAAACACTAACCACGGGCAAAAGAGAAAGGATGGGGCATGAAGATCCACACAGCATTGTATATGTCTCTTTGTATCATCATGAGTATTGCCCTCCAAGGATGTGCCACTACCAATTGTTGTACGGCTAAAACAAAGACTATCACTATCTATGACGGCTACAGTATCCCCGCTAATATCGGCATCAGCAGCGGGCTATACACAGAAGTTGATGGATATCGTTACGTGAACATAGCTGTCGAATTCGAACAAAAGGCACCCACTGAAGAGCCGGTTTTCAATAGGAGTAATGTTTGCACATAGTCAAAACGGTAAATGGGGGGGGGTAGAAGGTATTTCACATTCGATCAGAATTTCTCCGGAATGGCCGATCCGCAGATGACTACTATCACTGGAAAAGCGAGCTGGCATGGCCATCCCCATGATAAAAGCTCATATATTGCCAGACTTCCTGTAATGGGGCCGTTTTTGCAGGTAGTTCCTTTCAATCACCATAACGAAGCACGGAAATTAAGCATTGTCCTTTATTTGACCCAATAGTTTGACAATGAGACCGTGCGACAACCAAATCGAGCGATAGGATTAAGGTCGGCGGTTTCTAAACATTTATCGCCTTAGCATATCAAATAAATGACCAGTAGAAAAACTATCACAATTATAATCCATGCGCTTTCCGGCTGGGCGCTCTGTGGAGCAACAATGGTCGCCGGAATCGCAACGACCTCTCTGCAGAATACATTAATCATCCATGCGATTGGAGCCCCAGTCTATTTTGCCGTTGTGTCTCTGATTTACTTTCGTAAATTTAACTACACCACACCGTTGTCAACAGCGACGAGTTTCGCGGGCTTTGTAATGACGGTAGATTTCCTCATTGTAGCCATGGTCATTAAGAGAAGCCTGGAGATGTTTGCCAGCTTACTCGGGACCTGGATTCCCTTCTTGCTGATATTTATTTCAACCTATGTAACCGGGCTCTATGTAACTCATAAGATGAAATGACGGAATGGGAATACGGTCAAATTTACGAGCAACAAAAGTGAGCAGGATTATAAACTAACTATGAGCTATGACGGCCAAACAATGTCGGGCTTCCTTGGCGGGTCTCATGACCAGGCGACGGGGATTTTCCGGATTACGACCATGGTCACGCTCCAGATTATCGTGACGGCTGGTCTCGTTGGGATATTCAGCTGAGAAATGTGGCGGTACGAACGTTTACTGTAGGAGTGAACTTATCGACTACTTCTCGGGAAATATCTTGCCGGGATTCAGGATGTTCTTCGGGTCGAAGAGGTGTTTTATGCCCCGCATGAGTCCGAGTTCTCGCTCCTTTATCTCCATCCCGATGTAGGGAGCCTTTGTTATGCCGATGCCGTGCTCGCCCGAAATGGTCCCGCCGAGTGACAGGGTAAGTGAAAATATCTCCTTGACCAGGTCTTTCCCCTTTTTGTATTCCTCGGCATTCGCCTTGTCGATCATGATGTTCACGTGTATGTTCCCGTCCCCGGCGTGGCCGAAATTTACTATCTTTACCCCTCTCTCTCCGGAGAGCCTTTTCAGGCTCGTGAGCATCTCCGGGATTCGGCTTCGCGGGACCACGATGTCTTCACTGATCTTTGTCGGACTCAGGTGATAGAGGGCAGGCGAAATCGCGCGCCTGCATTCCCACAGCCGGGCTCTCGCCTCATCATCCTCTGCCATGCTGACGTCCGCGTCTAATTTCATGCATATGTCAGCAACCTTCTCTGCCTCCCGCTTGATCGAGAGCGGATCTCCGTCGATCTCTATGAGGAGAAGCGCCTCTACGTTGTCACGGATGCCGATGGGATGATACCTTTCCACAGCAGCGATCGCTTCCCGGTCCATGAACTCGATGGTCCTCGGAATTATCCTTGAAGCGATGATCCGCGACACCGCTTTTCCGGACGCTTCGAGACTGTTAAAGAG contains:
- a CDS encoding FAD-linked oxidase C-terminal domain-containing protein, with protein sequence MRNLVEALPGISVSDAPEDLICYGFDACGSESLPSAVLWPETTEHVIRIMRHAYEDGISVVPRGAGTGMSGGAVPLKGSLVLSMERMSRVIELDRENLTVIVEPGIINGNLQREVERHGLFYPPDPASMNFCTIGGNVAENAGGPRALKYGVTRDYVMEMEAVLPSGDLITTGVRTRKGVVGYDLTRLLVGSEGTLAVATKIRLKLLPLPDTVVALLCLFNSLEASGKAVSRIIASRIIPRTIEFMDREAIAAVERYHPIGIRDNVEALLLIEIDGDPLSIKREAEKVADICMKLDADVSMAEDDEARARLWECRRAISPALYHLSPTKISEDIVVPRSRIPEMLTSLKRLSGERGVKIVNFGHAGDGNIHVNIMIDKANAEEYKKGKDLVKEIFSLTLSLGGTISGEHGIGITKAPYIGMEIKERELGLMRGIKHLFDPKNILNPGKIFPEK